The genomic region ATATATCCCTTCGAGAAATGGTCTCCACCGAATCCCTGTAAAATACGATGACAGCCTCATGGTTCTCATCAATTTCTCTGGATGAAAGCAGCTCCGGGATGGTCTGAACATTCATAAAAAACTCCTGTATTGGTTCATTAAAGCAATCATTTGCATCATCTCGGTAAACAATCAGGTAATGCCAAGCTGATGCACTGACTGGCTATGCCTGTTTGAGCTTGATATGGACTGATACCCCCTGGCTCAAGCAGGCAAAAAGCAAAAAATGTAATACTGACAGCGTTTGAAAGTAATGATATATAATTGATGGCTAAAATAATCCTTTCAAACACCTCCAATCCACTCTGCTGAAAAGTCATCCCGATCATCCTGAATATGACCTTTTATCTTGCCCAGAAGTTTTGATTCAATCTGGCGCACTCTTTCTCTGGTAATATGGTATTTTTCACCGATTTTTCTCAGTGAAAGGGGTGAGTCCGCCATGAGCCGCAATCTGATTATGTCTTTTTCCCGGTAATTAAGTTCAGGAAGCATTTCCCTGATTTTCTCTCTCAAGAAAACTGCTGTTTCCTTCTGCAGATATGTATTTTCAACTCCCTCATCCGTGGTGGGCAGAATATCTTTGGGGGCAACATCGGAATCACCTTTGTATGGCATATCCAGAGAAAGATCATGGCTGCCCATTATCTGCCCCATTTCCACAACATCAGACTCAGATACATCCAGTATTTTTGAGATTGTCTCTGAATCAGGTTTTACTCCCTGGGACTCCAGGCGCTGCTCTTCCCTGCTCAGGTTGTAGAACAGGCTGCGCTGTGCATGAGAGGTCCCGACTTTAACTATACGCCAGTTGTCCATGATATATTTTAAGATATAGGCCTTGATCCAGAACGAAGCGTAATAAGAAAATGTTACGCCCCGTTGAGTATCAAATTTCTGTAAAGCTTTCATGAGCCCTACATTACCTTCCTGAATCAGATCCAGATTGTTGTTCATCCACTTTCGCTGATATTTCATGGCAATTTTCACCACCAGCCGCAGGTTGGAATAGACGAGCATGCAGGCGGCATCCTGATCTCCTTTGTCCTGATATCTTCTGGCCATCTCCAGCTGCTCTTCTGCGCTCGTGACGGGGTAATGGCTCAGTCTCCGCATATATACACTAAACCCGTCAGCACTGCCGAAGCCTTTGTCGCTGGATTCCATTTTAGTGCCTGCTATTTCCTGGACCTTCTGAGACAGAACTTTTTGATCTGAACAATCAGCCTTCTCTGCAATTTCAAAGTTCTTATTTTCCATATTCATAAGCTCTTTCTCTCCGGTAAATGTTTGGTCATGACTATCTGCCACAACTGATTGATTCCTGCCCGGAATCCTCCGGCACAGGATTGAAGGTAAAACTCCCACATACGCTTGAAACGCTGGTCGTATTTCTTGTTTTTTCTGTAAAGTTCAGGCCAGGCTTTCTGAAAATTGGAATGCCAGGCCATAAGCGTTCTGTCGTAATGAGGACCCAGATTTTCCAGGTGCTGAATATTAAGAAGACCTTCCGCTGAACTGGCAACCTGGGATATGCTAGGCAGCATTCCATTGGGAAAAATATATTTGGTAATCCAGGGGTCGCATGTTTTTTTGGATTCATTGCACCCGATGGTCTGGAGCATGAAGATTCCGTCATCCTTGAGACAGGAATCAACTGCGTTCATGTAATCGCGATAATTTTTCTGCCCCACATGCTCAAACATACCCACTGAAACAATCTTGTCATATTTGCCTTTTACTGTGCGGTAGTCCTGGTCAAAAAACTTAACCGGCAGGCCTCTGCAAAGCTCCCTGGAATGCTTGAGCTGTTCTTTGGAAATATTCACTCCTGTGACTTCACAACCCTGTTTTTCTGCCATGAAACGAGCCAGACCGCCCCAACCAC from Desulfonatronovibrio magnus harbors:
- a CDS encoding sigma-70 family RNA polymerase sigma factor, which translates into the protein MNMENKNFEIAEKADCSDQKVLSQKVQEIAGTKMESSDKGFGSADGFSVYMRRLSHYPVTSAEEQLEMARRYQDKGDQDAACMLVYSNLRLVVKIAMKYQRKWMNNNLDLIQEGNVGLMKALQKFDTQRGVTFSYYASFWIKAYILKYIMDNWRIVKVGTSHAQRSLFYNLSREEQRLESQGVKPDSETISKILDVSESDVVEMGQIMGSHDLSLDMPYKGDSDVAPKDILPTTDEGVENTYLQKETAVFLREKIREMLPELNYREKDIIRLRLMADSPLSLRKIGEKYHITRERVRQIESKLLGKIKGHIQDDRDDFSAEWIGGV
- the cfa gene encoding cyclopropane fatty acyl phospholipid synthase; its protein translation is MIAGTIRDLLDQAGITVNGSKPWDIHVYDDQWYKRVWKEKSLGFGESYMEGLWDCQRIDHMVCRLFKSDLVAQVRGSITYQMQFLAGILFNLQSRMRSRIVAERHYDLGNDLYFSFLDPYLQYSCAYFDDTDDLNEAQQKKLNLIAKKLALKPSDTLMDIGSGWGGLARFMAEKQGCEVTGVNISKEQLKHSRELCRGLPVKFFDQDYRTVKGKYDKIVSVGMFEHVGQKNYRDYMNAVDSCLKDDGIFMLQTIGCNESKKTCDPWITKYIFPNGMLPSISQVASSAEGLLNIQHLENLGPHYDRTLMAWHSNFQKAWPELYRKNKKYDQRFKRMWEFYLQSCAGGFRAGINQLWQIVMTKHLPERKSL